TGGCTTTAATCGATTGTACTTTATGGACAAACATTGACTACTCGGAACTCTTTCACATCCAACTCCAGTAGATGATCTAGTCTAATGATATAAACATAGTTCTCAGGGTATTGATCGTATTCGAGATGAAGACATGTACAATGTTGCTCATTCAGAATCTTGAGGAAAGTATTGAGATAAGCATGCGAAAAGGGCATAATCAATATGTGACAGTTATCAGCAATCTAGAGAATCATTGCCTCATTGAGGTGATTGATGCTCACAAGGCGGAAGAGCTTACTGAATACCTAGAAAGCCTATGGACAGAGGAAGAGAGGCCGAATATCGAAAAGGTTAGCATCGATATTTGGGCTGGATTTGCCAGGGTAGTCAAGCCGGTATTTCCCAAAGCACATATTGTCTATGACAGATTTCATGTGATGCAGAAAGCTGTCAAAGAATTAGACAAACTTAGACGACAGTCTCGACTCATAGAAAAAGGCTCAAGAGGTTCAAATAGTTGCATGGATGAAAGATGCTCGGAGAGTCTACACCGATGTGGTGAAAACAATCCAGAATCATCTTCAGGGAATCTGTCAGTATTTTGCCAATCGTGTGACCAGTGGCATTATGGAGGGAATCAACAACCGGATCAAGGTAATCAAGCGACAAGGGTATGGGTTTACCAACATGACTAACTTCAGAGCTAGATTATTAGCAGCTTTCTGGCCTTAGTAATCCTTGATCACCATAAGTCCGGGAGAGCCTCACCCTTGAAGATGAATATGTCAGACATTTGTGCTGTCATGGTTCCTTCCTTCTATGCCCAACGGTAAAGTTGTGCGGCGGCAAATAACCTTTGCAACACCACCAAGATCTTTCGCCCGTCCGCACTAACGCAGTGTTAGACTGCCGTACATATATAATTACAAGTCGTGAGAATATGTCTGATCTTGAACATACCTAAATCCCAGTTTCATCGACAGTTCTGCTTTTGCCAACTCCTCACCAAGATAGGCGGAATGATCTAGCTGAGTCACCCAACCATTTTCAATGATTGCCCAATAAATGCTTCTAGCATTTTTCCCTTCAATCGCCCTCAAGAGTGCGTTGTCGTATGAATAGTGTTCGACAAGAATGTTGCCCTTGTCAGGTTGTGGAAGAATTACGAAGTAACCTGTTTTATCCATCCGGAACTTTACAGGCTCCTTGGCTTGAAGGATAGTTGTGCTCGACGACTGTATTGCATCACTCTTACCCTGCTTTGTACAACCACAGGATGAGGATTGTGTTTGTGAGAGTGCTTGCATTTTCTCAATAATTTTCTCTGTATCTTCACAGCCAATTAGATCGACAACTTGTACCTGCTTCTGAAAAGCTTCTACCTCTTCGTAAGTGACATTCTTTAATAATGGTCGCTTACCAGGAGAACCAATCACTTTCATGCGATCATCTACTCCATTTTCAGCAAGCGCAAGTAGAGTTTTTCCGCTATAGTGCCCCTCTGAGTCTTTCCCTGTTAGTAACAAAAAACGAATCGTTGGGTTACTCACAACATTTTTGATAACCTTATCAACTCCAATGTTTTCTGTCTCAGTTTTCCCTACCACACAAAGTTCTTTAGGTTTAATATTTGCAAGTTGCTCAGCTAGCTCAACGCTAGCAAGTGTTGAAATTGCGACTGGGCAATCTTCACCGTGACAAAGCGCAAAGTACTCTCCGGCAACTGGAAAGAGAACATTTTCTCGTACCTCGAAGCCACATCCTGATAAGTGGCTTTGAACAGATTCAGGGAAGGCT
This genomic stretch from Thermostichus vulcanus str. 'Rupite' harbors:
- a CDS encoding DUF4346 domain-containing protein, whose amino-acid sequence is MLEDNHISHIHSELQEGMSFAKCRKCGCMKEMLENLETTLSANLTDTTSNLLRDTQHWLNQMEPIQYPCIGCAHCFPAVATNSFHQAFPESVQSHLSGCGFEVRENVLFPVAGEYFALCHGEDCPVAISTLASVELAEQLANIKPKELCVVGKTETENIGVDKVIKNVVSNPTIRFLLLTGKDSEGHYSGKTLLALAENGVDDRMKVIGSPGKRPLLKNVTYEEVEAFQKQVQVVDLIGCEDTEKIIEKMQALSQTQSSSCGCTKQGKSDAIQSSSTTILQAKEPVKFRMDKTGYFVILPQPDKGNILVEHYSYDNALLRAIEGKNARSIYWAIIENGWVTQLDHSAYLGEELAKAELSMKLGFRYVQDQTYSHDL
- a CDS encoding transposase; the protein is MKDARRVYTDVVKTIQNHLQGICQYFANRVTSGIMEGINNRIKVIKRQGYGFTNMTNFRARLLAAFWP